Proteins encoded together in one Vitis vinifera cultivar Pinot Noir 40024 chromosome 4, ASM3070453v1 window:
- the LOC100254397 gene encoding NDR1/HIN1-like protein 13 — translation MTDRVYPSSKPTTTGAAPGGTTAPAAAPAKSHLYNPTRPTYRPQAHRRRPRRSCRSICCCCFFWFLLVLLLLILLAATAGAALWVFYRPHSPTFSVSTFKTTQFNLSASSADASSSGHLSAAFNLTIAARNPNKKITIFYDPFTVSISSNDVILANGSYPAFASSPKDFTVLKPTLSSHSRDLDADSVTSLRSDLKKKSGLPLEFQMDTKVKIKMGGFKSSKVGIRVTCDGIQAAVPKGKSPSVASTSDSRCEVDLRIKIWKWTF, via the coding sequence ATGACAGACAGAGTGTACCCATCTTCCAAACCCACCACCACCGGTGCTGCACCCGGTGGAACCACAGCGCCAGCCGCGGCCCCGGCGAAATCCCACCTCTATAACCCCACTCGCCCGACGTACCGCCCACAAGCACACCGCCGGCGTCCCCGCCGGTCGTGCCGGAGCATCTGCTGCTGCTGCTTTTTCTGGTTTCTTCTCGTGCTTCTCCTGTTGATCCTCCTGGCCGCCACCGCCGGCGCGGCGCTTTGGGTGTTCTACCGCCCCCACAGCCCGACCTTCTCAGTCTCCACCTTCAAGACAACTCAATTCAACCTCTCCGCTTCCTCCGCCGACGCGTCCTCCTCCGGCCATCTCTCCGCCGCCTTCAACCTCACCATCGCCGCCCGCAACCCCAACAAGAAAATCACCATTTTCTACGACCCCTTCACTGTTTCCATCTCATCGAACGACGTCATCCTCGCCAACGGATCCTACCCAGCATTCGCCAGCAGCCCCAAGGACTTCACAGTCCTGAAACCCACTCTCTCCAGCCACTCCCGCGACCTGGACGCGGATTCAGTGACTTCCCTGAGATCAGATCTGAAGAAGAAAAGTGGGTTGCCTCTGGAATTTCAAATGGACACGAAGGTGAAGATCAAAATGGGAGGGTTTAAGAGCAGCAAGGTGGGAATCAGAGTGACCTGCGATGGCATCCAAGCTGCAGTTCCAAAAGGTAAATCTCCATCAGTTGCTTCAACTTCTGACTCCAGGTGTGAGGTTGATCTCAGAATCAAGATCTGGAAATGGACCTTCTGA
- the LOC100245671 gene encoding uncharacterized protein LOC100245671 has protein sequence MVWMNYYLHRVKQTRMWVAVCLCWLCLMFATPKIPHSPKHHLFADMRNFLGVPNTLNVITNYPFLVLGVLGFVLCLSGNSFVISSRAEVWGWALYYAGTTSVAFGSSYYHLKPDDNRVIWDKLPIMIAYSSLFASFIMERVGEMIGLTCLFTLNLVALVGVACERAFNDLRLCMMFQLIPGIAIPAMTFMFTPKYTHSRYWLCATGVYLLAKFESVADNKVYRATWYLISGHSLEHLCSVIFPVLLTLMLIFRSIKTPRLGDVKDRL, from the exons ATGGTGTGGATGAATTATTACCTTCACAGAGTAAAGCAAACTCGTATGTGGGTCGCAGTGTGTCTCTGCTGGCTCTGTCTCATGTTTGCCACACCCAAGATCCCGCACTCTCCCAAACACCACCTCTTCGCTGATATGCGCAATTTTCTTG GAGTGCCGAATACGTTGAATGTGATCACGAACTACCCTTTCTTGGTTCTTGGTGTTCTGGGTTTTGTCCTCTGCCTCAGTGGGAACTCCTTTGTTATTAG TTCGCGTGCAGAAGTTTGGGGTTGGGCACTCTACTATGCTGGAACGACGAGTGTGGCTTTTGGGTCTTCTTATTATCATCTGAAGCCTGATGATAACAGAGTTATTTGGGATAAATTGCCG ATTATGATAGCATATTCTTCACTTTTTGCTAGTTTTATTATGGAGAGGGTGGGGGAGATGATTGGATTGACTTGTTTGTTTACACTCAATTTAGTTGCTCTGGTTGGTGTGGCTTGTGAAAG AGCTTTTAATGATCTTAGATTGTGCATGATGTTCCAACTGATTCCGGGCATTGCTATTCCAGCTATGACATTTATGTTCACACCAAAATATACTCATTCGAGATATTGGCTTTGTGCTACTG GTGTTTACCTTCTAGCAAAATTCGAATCTGTTGCTGACAATAAAGTTTACCGTGCAACTTGGTACCTTATCAGTGGGCACTCCTTGGAGCACTTATGTTCAGTCATATTTCCTGTCCTCCTCACTCTTATGCTTATATTCAGAAGCATCAAAACTCCAAG ATTGGGTGATGTGAAAGACCGTCTATGA